In the genome of Marinomonas algicola, the window GTAAAATACCTTTTGAATAAGTTGTATCATCAAAAGCTAGGCATGGTCCAAATTCCTTAGACAGTTTATTGGAGGCCTTAAGGAGGTAATATTGAATGGCTTCAAATGTTTGATGAGTCAATTCATTTGCGCTTCCATCCGAATAACGAACACCATTTTTAGCAAGATAATAAGCGTAGTTAATAACACCAACACCTAATGTACGACGTAACTCAGTCGCTTTCTGAGCGGCATAAATCGGGTAGTTCTGATAGTCAAGTAAGCTATCAAGTGCTCGCACAATCAATTCAGATAGCTCTTCTAACTCATCTAAGCTCTCAAGAGCGCCTAAATTGAACGCCGATAAGGTGCAAAGAGCAATTTCCCCTTCGGTATCATCAATTTTATTCAGTGGTTTTGTCGGGAGAGCAATTTCCAAACACAAATTACTTTGTTTTATCGGTGCAACAGCTGGATCAAATGGGCTATGAGTATTGCAGTGGTCAACATTTTGTAAATAAATTCTACCTGTGCTGGCTCTTTCTGAGGCAAACAATGTGAACAAATCGGACGCTTTAATTCGCGTTTTACGAATAGCGCTATCATTTTCATATTGCACATACAGTGTTTCGAATTTTTCCTGATCAGCGAAGAACGCATCGTATAGACCCGGTACATCAGACGGACTGAATAAGGTGATGTCTCCACCAGAAATTAAACGCTGGTACATTAAGCGGTTAAATTGAACACCGTAGTCAAGATGACGAACCCTATTTTCCTCTACACCTCTATTGTTCTTAAGTACAAGTAGACTTTCAACTTCTAAGTGCCAGATTGGATAGTAAACGGTTGCCGCGCCACCTCTGACACCGCCTTGAGAGCAGCTTTTTACGGCTGTTTGGAAGTGCTTATAAAAAGGTATGCAGCCTGTGTGAAATGCTTCTCCTCCACGTATAGCACTGCCTAATGCTCGTATAGCGCCAGCATTAATACCAATGCCCGCTCTTTGGCTTACATATTTAACGATTGCACTGGAGGTTGCATTTATTGAGTCTAATGAGTCCCCGCATTCGATTAGAACACAGCTGCTAAATTGTCTTGTTGGTGTTCTGATCCCAGACATGATTGGTGTTGGGAGTGACAGTTTAAATTTGGACACGGCATCATAAAAGCGGCGGATATAATCTAATCGTGTGTTTTTATCATAGTCAGCAAAGAGGCACGCAGCCACTAGGATGTATATAAATTGAGGGCTTTCATAGATTTTCCCTGTCACGCGGTTCTGTACTAGATATTTACCTTCTAGCTGTTTAACGGCCGCGTAAGAAAAATTCATGTCGCGAGAATGATCAATAAAGTCATTCATTTTTTCAAAATCATCTTGAGAGTAGTTTTCTAGCAGATGTTTATCATAACGGTTTTGCTCTACTAAGCTTTTAACATGATCCAACAAGTGAGGGGGTTCAAATTGACCAAAGGCCTTTTTGCGTAAATGGAAAATCGCAAGGCGTGCCGCCAGGTATTGGTAGTCAGGGGTTTCTTCTGAAATAAGGTCCGCAGCTGATTTGATCAGTGTTTCATGGATGTGAGTCGTTTTGATGCCTTCAAAAAATTGAATCTGTGCTTTAAGCTCAACTTGAGATACGGAAACATTGTCTAATCCTTCAGCGGCCCATGTAATAACTTTATGGATTTTTTC includes:
- the nrdA gene encoding class 1a ribonucleoside-diphosphate reductase subunit alpha; translated protein: MTTITVSKRNGKTETINLEKIHKVITWAAEGLDNVSVSQVELKAQIQFFEGIKTTHIHETLIKSAADLISEETPDYQYLAARLAIFHLRKKAFGQFEPPHLLDHVKSLVEQNRYDKHLLENYSQDDFEKMNDFIDHSRDMNFSYAAVKQLEGKYLVQNRVTGKIYESPQFIYILVAACLFADYDKNTRLDYIRRFYDAVSKFKLSLPTPIMSGIRTPTRQFSSCVLIECGDSLDSINATSSAIVKYVSQRAGIGINAGAIRALGSAIRGGEAFHTGCIPFYKHFQTAVKSCSQGGVRGGAATVYYPIWHLEVESLLVLKNNRGVEENRVRHLDYGVQFNRLMYQRLISGGDITLFSPSDVPGLYDAFFADQEKFETLYVQYENDSAIRKTRIKASDLFTLFASERASTGRIYLQNVDHCNTHSPFDPAVAPIKQSNLCLEIALPTKPLNKIDDTEGEIALCTLSAFNLGALESLDELEELSELIVRALDSLLDYQNYPIYAAQKATELRRTLGVGVINYAYYLAKNGVRYSDGSANELTHQTFEAIQYYLLKASNKLSKEFGPCLAFDDTTYSKGILPIDTYKKELDAVCNTELVYDWETLRSDIVTHGLRNSTLTALMPSETSSQISNATNGIEPPRGFVSVKASKDGILKQVVPDFEKLKNNYELLWTIPSNEGYLQLVGIMQKFIDQSISANTNYDPQRFDSNKVPMKVLLKDLLMAYKLGIKTLYYHNTRDGAEDKQEDMDDCASGACKI